Proteins from one Loktanella sp. M215 genomic window:
- a CDS encoding ABC transporter substrate-binding protein — protein MSNRVLPPTVLLSILFGATALSAQDRPCADAAWLGGSEDASDIATRDTPAEQMALVLNANTFVGQFSVSTPQDIRVEAAGRGNGDPTLTLLAADGTEVATDDDSGGNSSARIETTLQPGLYCAVVKSFDDTPMTAFVRVGRQEMEPLTPGMDAAPPTPDTADVAQSCAEGRDLGTLGDAPLQFTASAQDAPFARFTLDAPRQITVTADNAEADPKLVVTGPDGSVVGENDDFDGLNARVDVSTDLSAGTYCIGLDAVSDPSLPIDVAVSAFDPVAALAALYARGEAAPPLDGSVPVTDLGNLPPQMVKDLRVGSDTQWFSLTLDTPGLLLVEAIAAGADGDPWLALFDSLGRQIAQNDDAGHGTDARVTARTQAGTYLIGLRQVGERTGFVRLLTERYVKAP, from the coding sequence ATGTCTAATCGCGTACTGCCTCCTACCGTCCTTCTTTCCATCCTGTTCGGCGCGACCGCCCTGTCCGCGCAGGACCGGCCCTGTGCCGATGCCGCCTGGCTTGGCGGGTCAGAAGACGCATCCGACATCGCGACACGCGACACTCCCGCCGAACAGATGGCACTGGTCCTGAACGCGAACACCTTCGTCGGTCAGTTCAGCGTATCGACGCCGCAGGATATCCGGGTCGAGGCTGCCGGTCGCGGCAACGGCGACCCGACGCTGACCTTGCTGGCTGCAGACGGAACAGAGGTTGCGACGGACGACGATTCGGGCGGCAACAGTTCCGCCCGGATCGAAACGACGCTGCAACCGGGTCTATATTGCGCCGTCGTCAAAAGTTTTGACGACACGCCGATGACCGCCTTCGTGCGGGTCGGACGGCAAGAGATGGAGCCGTTGACCCCCGGCATGGACGCTGCGCCCCCGACACCCGACACGGCAGATGTGGCGCAATCCTGTGCCGAGGGTCGCGATCTGGGCACGCTGGGTGATGCGCCGCTGCAATTCACCGCCAGCGCGCAGGATGCGCCCTTTGCGCGTTTCACGCTCGACGCCCCAAGGCAGATCACGGTTACAGCCGACAACGCCGAGGCCGATCCAAAGCTGGTCGTCACCGGCCCCGACGGCAGCGTGGTCGGCGAAAACGACGACTTCGACGGGTTGAACGCGCGGGTCGACGTCAGCACGGACCTGTCCGCGGGGACCTACTGCATCGGCCTTGATGCCGTCAGCGATCCCAGCCTGCCGATCGACGTCGCCGTCAGTGCCTTCGACCCCGTCGCAGCACTTGCCGCCCTCTATGCGAGAGGCGAAGCTGCCCCACCCCTCGACGGGTCCGTGCCGGTCACCGATCTGGGAAACTTGCCACCGCAGATGGTCAAGGATCTGCGCGTCGGCTCTGATACGCAATGGTTCAGCCTGACACTTGACACGCCGGGCCTGCTTTTGGTCGAGGCCATCGCCGCCGGGGCCGACGGCGACCCCTGGCTGGCCCTGTTCGACAGTCTGGGCCGGCAGATCGCACAGAACGACGATGCCGGGCATGGGACCGATGCCCGCGTGACCGCGCGGACGCAGGCCGGTACTTATCTGATTGGCCTCAGGCAGGTCGGCGAGCGGACGGGCTTTGTCCGGCTGCTGACGGAACGGTATGTGAAAGCCCCCTGA
- the ykgO gene encoding type B 50S ribosomal protein L36: MKVRNSLRSLKQRHRDCRVVRRKGRVYVINKTQPRFKARQG, encoded by the coding sequence ATGAAAGTTCGCAACTCCCTCCGTTCGCTCAAGCAGCGCCACCGCGATTGCCGCGTCGTGCGCCGCAAGGGCCGTGTCTATGTGATCAACAAGACGCAACCCCGGTTCAAGGCCCGTCAGGGCTGA
- a CDS encoding N-formylglutamate amidohydrolase, which yields MTHAAYDLLLPAVRSTCVVFASPHSGSEYSAAFLAQSRLDAQTIRSSEDAHVGALFDAAPRHGAPLLLARVPRAFVDFNRAAEDLDPAVIDGVRRLSQNPRVASGLGVIPRVVAGGRAIYDGKISLAQAHGRITTFWRPWHDRLQALLDESGQMFGRGILIDCHSMPHEALDTIGSARPDVVIGDRFGASASADIVAEVEAALTDAGLRVVRNMPFAGAYVTQTYGKPARRRHAIQIEVDRALYMNEVTLERRADFEDLRALLGDVVARVAAYGASDDRAMAAE from the coding sequence ATGACCCACGCCGCCTACGATCTTTTGCTGCCTGCGGTCCGGTCGACCTGCGTGGTTTTCGCGTCACCGCACAGCGGGTCAGAGTATTCTGCGGCGTTTCTGGCTCAGTCCCGGCTGGATGCCCAGACCATCCGATCGTCGGAAGATGCTCATGTGGGCGCGCTATTCGATGCAGCACCCCGCCATGGCGCACCGCTTTTGCTGGCGCGTGTGCCGCGCGCGTTTGTCGATTTCAACCGCGCGGCAGAGGATCTGGATCCCGCCGTCATCGATGGCGTGCGGCGCCTGTCGCAGAATCCCCGCGTGGCCAGTGGGCTGGGTGTGATTCCCCGCGTCGTGGCCGGGGGGCGGGCGATCTACGATGGCAAGATTTCCCTCGCGCAGGCGCACGGACGCATCACGACGTTCTGGCGGCCTTGGCATGATCGGCTGCAGGCGCTTCTGGACGAATCGGGGCAGATGTTCGGGCGGGGGATTTTGATCGACTGTCATTCGATGCCGCACGAAGCGCTGGACACGATCGGCAGCGCCCGGCCCGACGTGGTGATCGGTGATCGTTTCGGCGCATCCGCCAGTGCCGACATCGTGGCAGAGGTCGAAGCCGCGCTGACCGACGCGGGTTTGCGGGTGGTGCGCAACATGCCCTTTGCCGGGGCCTACGTCACGCAGACCTATGGCAAGCCCGCACGCCGGCGCCACGCGATCCAGATCGAGGTGGACCGCGCCCTCTACATGAACGAAGTCACGCTCGAGAGGCGTGCCGATTTCGAAGACCTTCGCGCGCTGCTGGGTGACGTCGTCGCCCGCGTCGCCGCTTACGGCGCGTCCGACGACCGGGCGATGGCGGCCGAATAA
- a CDS encoding SLC13 family permease, translated as MTDLIPADWAPFVALGLLLVLLAAFIWEKYPPEVTAAGAAALFIILGLVPVDQVMTVFSNSAPITIGAMFVLSGALVRTGLLEALSNRIVRVAETRPLVAGIAFVVAAMVASAFVNNTPVVLVLIPVVIRLARSLDIAETRLLIPLSYVAILGGTLTLIGTSTNILISGVATEQGLEPFGIFEIFPVGLIAIAAGVGALAVLGPLLLPARRGGMDNAAKRDAIYLTEVRVTEDFANLDKPVSEIADFAHAGVQVTGIRQGGVLRRTDLSDHVVTAGDEIVLRATTSELLTLHTMPGLITGYRRGAAPMNVADGDLVIAEAMVTAGRRGGSQTLDQMSIGYRHGMRVLGAYRHGHQVGPDLRSARLRPADSLLLEGTQGAFDQLSSAGDMMTVTLSSGRAYRRARAPIALLALLAVVGLAAFNVAPIAVLALVAVAVILILRCIDSDEAWGAIDAQILVLIFAMLIVGIGLQETGAVQLIVDTLAPVLDGLPPILLLAALYTVTSILTEMVTNSAVAVILTPIAVGLAAQAGIDPRPLVVGVMFGASASFATPIGYQTNTLVYGAGDYRFADFLKIGVPMNVIVGAASVLAIPLFFPF; from the coding sequence ATGACCGATCTGATTCCTGCCGACTGGGCGCCCTTTGTGGCGCTGGGCCTTCTTCTGGTGCTGCTGGCTGCCTTCATCTGGGAAAAATACCCGCCAGAGGTGACGGCCGCCGGGGCTGCCGCCCTGTTCATCATCCTGGGCCTCGTGCCCGTGGACCAGGTGATGACGGTCTTCTCGAACTCCGCCCCGATCACCATCGGCGCGATGTTCGTGCTGTCCGGCGCGCTGGTCCGCACCGGCCTGCTGGAGGCGCTGTCCAATCGCATCGTCCGTGTGGCAGAGACCCGGCCGCTGGTGGCGGGTATCGCCTTTGTGGTGGCGGCGATGGTGGCCTCGGCCTTCGTCAACAACACGCCGGTCGTGCTGGTGCTGATTCCCGTCGTGATCCGGCTGGCGCGGTCGCTGGATATTGCCGAAACGCGGCTTTTGATCCCGCTGTCCTATGTCGCGATTCTGGGCGGCACACTGACGCTGATCGGCACCTCGACCAACATCCTGATTTCCGGTGTCGCGACAGAGCAGGGGCTGGAGCCCTTCGGCATCTTCGAAATCTTTCCCGTCGGCCTGATCGCGATTGCCGCGGGTGTCGGTGCGCTTGCCGTGCTCGGGCCGCTGCTGCTGCCGGCCCGCCGCGGTGGCATGGATAACGCGGCCAAGCGTGATGCGATCTATCTGACCGAGGTGCGCGTGACCGAGGATTTCGCCAACCTCGACAAGCCGGTCAGCGAGATTGCCGATTTCGCCCATGCAGGTGTGCAGGTCACAGGTATCCGGCAGGGCGGTGTGCTGCGCCGGACGGATCTGTCGGACCATGTCGTGACGGCGGGGGACGAAATTGTGTTGCGCGCGACCACGTCGGAACTGCTGACCCTGCATACGATGCCCGGCCTGATCACCGGTTACCGGCGCGGTGCGGCGCCGATGAACGTGGCCGACGGCGATCTGGTGATTGCAGAAGCGATGGTCACTGCGGGCCGCCGCGGCGGCAGCCAGACCCTCGATCAGATGTCGATCGGCTATCGCCACGGCATGCGCGTGCTGGGCGCCTACCGCCACGGCCATCAGGTCGGCCCGGATCTGCGCAGCGCCCGGCTGCGCCCGGCCGATTCGCTGCTGCTGGAAGGGACACAGGGCGCCTTTGACCAGCTGTCATCTGCGGGCGACATGATGACGGTGACGCTGTCATCGGGGCGGGCCTATCGTCGGGCGCGAGCCCCCATCGCGCTGCTGGCGCTGCTGGCGGTCGTGGGCCTCGCGGCCTTTAACGTAGCCCCTATCGCGGTGCTGGCGCTGGTTGCAGTCGCCGTGATCCTGATCTTGCGCTGCATCGACAGCGACGAGGCCTGGGGGGCCATCGACGCGCAGATCCTCGTGCTGATCTTTGCCATGTTGATCGTGGGCATCGGCCTGCAGGAGACAGGTGCGGTGCAGTTGATCGTCGATACGCTGGCGCCGGTGCTGGACGGATTGCCACCGATCCTGCTGCTGGCGGCGCTTTATACCGTGACATCGATCCTGACCGAGATGGTGACGAATTCCGCCGTCGCGGTGATCCTGACGCCGATCGCGGTCGGACTGGCCGCGCAGGCGGGGATCGACCCGCGACCGCTGGTGGTCGGTGTGATGTTCGGCGCCTCGGCCAGTTTCGCCACCCCCATCGGCTATCAGACAAACACGCTGGTCTATGGTGCGGGCGATTACAGGTTTGCGGATTTCCTCAAGATCGGGGTGCCGATGAACGTGATCGTCGGTGCGGCCTCGGTCCTTGCGATCCCGCTGTTCTTTCCGTTCTGA
- a CDS encoding DNA polymerase IV: protein MPSLCRDCLTTFDTARRCPACRSPRVTSHPELFDLTIAHMDCDAFYASVEKRDNPALADKPVIIGGGRRGVVSTACYVARIRGVKSAMPMFQALKLCPDAVIVRPRFDAYVEASRAIRAMMDDLTPVVEPLSLDEAFMDMTGTARLHGAPPAVMLARLVKRMKDELGLSGSIGLSHNKFLAKVASDLDKPRGFSLIGQAETTEFLRPRSVRLIWGIGAVGQESLASAGIRTFDDLLRWDRRDLADRFGGMGDRLWQLARGQDGRRISAHTPVRGLSNETTFHEDTSDPDILDGHIWRMAEKVSARAKAKDIAGRVVLLKLKRSDHALISRRQSLRHPTQIADTIYRTARALFDAAGPHPTYRLLGVGLSELTAGADADLSGDLLDPDADRRVRAERAADAIRQRFGEAAIIKGRALR, encoded by the coding sequence ATGCCCAGCCTGTGCCGCGATTGCCTGACCACATTCGACACCGCACGGCGGTGCCCGGCCTGCCGCAGCCCGCGCGTGACATCACACCCCGAACTCTTCGATCTGACCATTGCCCACATGGACTGCGACGCATTCTATGCCAGCGTGGAAAAACGTGACAACCCGGCCCTTGCCGACAAGCCGGTCATCATCGGCGGCGGCCGGCGGGGCGTCGTCTCCACCGCCTGCTACGTCGCCCGCATCCGCGGCGTGAAATCTGCAATGCCGATGTTTCAGGCGCTGAAGCTCTGTCCCGACGCGGTGATCGTCAGACCGCGATTTGACGCCTACGTTGAAGCCTCTCGCGCGATCCGCGCGATGATGGACGACCTCACCCCCGTCGTCGAACCCCTATCGCTGGACGAGGCCTTCATGGACATGACCGGCACCGCCCGTCTGCACGGTGCACCGCCTGCCGTCATGCTCGCGCGCCTCGTCAAGCGCATGAAGGACGAACTCGGGCTGTCGGGCTCCATCGGGCTGTCGCACAACAAGTTCCTGGCCAAGGTCGCCTCGGACCTCGACAAGCCGCGCGGCTTTTCCCTGATCGGTCAGGCCGAGACGACGGAATTCCTGCGCCCCAGGTCCGTCCGCCTGATCTGGGGCATCGGTGCCGTCGGACAGGAAAGTCTGGCATCCGCCGGCATCCGCACCTTCGACGACCTGCTGCGCTGGGACCGGCGCGATCTGGCCGACCGTTTCGGCGGCATGGGCGACCGGCTGTGGCAACTTGCCCGGGGTCAGGACGGCCGCCGGATCAGTGCGCATACCCCCGTCCGCGGCCTGTCGAACGAGACGACGTTCCACGAGGACACCAGCGATCCCGACATCCTCGACGGGCACATCTGGCGCATGGCCGAAAAGGTCAGCGCGCGGGCCAAGGCGAAGGATATCGCGGGACGCGTGGTCCTGCTGAAACTCAAGCGCAGCGATCACGCGCTGATCTCGCGCCGGCAATCCTTGCGACACCCAACCCAAATCGCCGACACGATCTATCGCACGGCCCGCGCACTGTTCGACGCGGCAGGACCACACCCGACCTATCGCTTGTTGGGTGTGGGCCTGTCGGAACTGACCGCGGGGGCGGATGCCGACCTGTCCGGCGATCTGCTCGATCCCGACGCCGACCGCCGGGTCCGGGCAGAGCGTGCCGCCGATGCGATCCGGCAGCGCTTCGGTGAGGCCGCCATCATCAAGGGGCGCGCCCTGCGCTAA
- a CDS encoding NUDIX domain-containing protein, protein MATTQEFDGAKVALFLGHRLLIIRRDDRPDIVDAGLWDFPGGGREGEETPFQTVARETREEVGLVLTPACVLWQRRFAAPQGSDRWFFVARLLARMQADVVFGDEGQGWRMADVPEVLALPDVAGALQQRLALWLAGEAACDAVPAGLSV, encoded by the coding sequence ATGGCGACAACGCAGGAGTTCGACGGGGCCAAGGTGGCGCTGTTCCTCGGGCACCGGTTGCTGATCATCCGGCGCGACGACAGGCCCGACATTGTCGATGCGGGACTGTGGGATTTTCCCGGCGGCGGGCGGGAGGGGGAGGAGACGCCCTTTCAGACCGTCGCGCGCGAAACCCGCGAGGAAGTGGGTCTGGTGCTGACACCTGCTTGCGTGCTGTGGCAGCGCCGGTTCGCAGCACCCCAAGGGTCGGACCGCTGGTTCTTTGTCGCGCGACTGCTGGCGCGGATGCAGGCAGACGTGGTGTTCGGCGACGAGGGGCAGGGCTGGCGGATGGCGGATGTGCCGGAGGTTCTGGCGCTGCCGGATGTCGCAGGCGCCTTGCAGCAGCGTCTGGCGCTGTGGCTGGCGGGCGAGGCCGCGTGCGACGCCGTGCCTGCGGGTCTGTCGGTCTGA
- a CDS encoding hydantoinase/oxoprolinase family protein: MGYLLGVDTGGTYTDAVVLDGDATRVLARAKALTSRPDLAIGVAGAIDAAIADAGIAAAEIEIVALSTTLATNALVEGQGGRVALVAIGFDPASLVRAGLEDAMRGDPVFAIAGGHTHAGTEAADLDLAALNRALDDASGITGFAVAAHFATRNPAHELTAAAAIRARTGLPVTCSHELSAALGGPKRALTAVLNARLIGMIAGLITAVEGHLAQSGIAARLMVVRGDGALIPADMARVRPIETILSGPAASVAGAAWLTDVQDAMISDIGGTTTDICQLQGGRPRIDPQGAMVGGFRTMVEAVAMRTFGLGGDSAVTVTGGLTGGLQLGPRRVMPIALLAQTHPALVHPALDAALALDGPPLDGAAFIVPLWDVPPVGRDAREAAIVAGLIHGPVRMGDVVTTRLEQPALMRLVAQGHALIADVTPSDAAHVLGLADVWDAEAAVKAMTLLARRRRGDGQRIAPDADTLARAIVDQVTAQTVDCLLQAAFADDGRDWGTATPEHLARHPLTVAGLDGHAGLITTRLGLGVPVVGLGAPAATYYGAVGQRLATRMIVPEHADVANAIGAVVGQVVMQARGSVTAPAPGRCVAHLADGPQTFATPEDAISALEAALIASATAQAHAAGVTDPQVAVTRDVNSARIEGQETFFGADLRATARGRPRIAHG; this comes from the coding sequence ATGGGTTATCTTCTGGGAGTCGATACCGGCGGCACCTACACCGACGCGGTCGTGCTGGATGGCGACGCGACTCGCGTGCTGGCGCGGGCCAAGGCGCTGACCAGTCGCCCTGATCTTGCCATCGGCGTGGCCGGGGCGATCGATGCGGCGATTGCCGATGCCGGGATTGCTGCGGCCGAGATCGAGATCGTTGCGCTCTCCACCACGCTGGCCACAAATGCCTTGGTGGAGGGGCAGGGCGGACGCGTCGCCCTTGTGGCGATCGGGTTCGACCCCGCATCCCTCGTCCGTGCGGGGCTGGAGGACGCGATGCGGGGCGATCCTGTCTTTGCCATCGCAGGGGGCCATACGCACGCGGGCACTGAGGCGGCAGACCTTGACCTTGCGGCGCTGAACCGTGCGCTGGACGACGCAAGCGGGATCACCGGTTTTGCGGTTGCGGCACATTTCGCCACGCGCAATCCGGCCCATGAACTCACCGCAGCCGCTGCGATCCGGGCGCGGACCGGCCTGCCCGTCACCTGCTCTCACGAGCTTTCGGCGGCGCTGGGCGGGCCGAAACGGGCCCTGACGGCCGTGCTGAATGCGCGACTGATCGGCATGATTGCCGGACTGATCACTGCGGTCGAGGGGCATCTGGCCCAGTCCGGTATCGCGGCCCGGTTGATGGTCGTGCGGGGCGATGGCGCGCTTATTCCCGCGGACATGGCGCGGGTGCGCCCGATCGAGACGATCCTGAGCGGACCTGCCGCCTCGGTCGCCGGGGCGGCCTGGCTGACGGATGTGCAGGATGCCATGATTTCGGATATCGGCGGCACCACGACCGACATCTGCCAGTTGCAGGGCGGGCGTCCGCGGATCGATCCGCAGGGGGCAATGGTCGGCGGATTCCGCACCATGGTCGAGGCCGTGGCGATGCGGACCTTCGGCCTGGGCGGCGACAGTGCGGTGACAGTGACCGGAGGCCTGACGGGAGGCCTGCAGTTGGGGCCCCGGCGCGTGATGCCGATCGCACTTTTGGCGCAGACCCATCCGGCGCTGGTGCATCCGGCACTGGATGCGGCGCTGGCGCTGGACGGCCCACCTTTGGACGGGGCTGCCTTTATCGTGCCGCTGTGGGATGTTCCCCCGGTCGGGCGTGACGCGCGAGAGGCGGCCATTGTCGCAGGTCTGATCCATGGTCCTGTCCGGATGGGTGACGTCGTGACGACCCGGTTGGAACAGCCGGCCCTGATGCGCCTGGTGGCGCAGGGTCACGCGCTGATCGCCGATGTCACGCCCTCCGATGCGGCCCATGTGCTGGGGCTGGCGGATGTCTGGGATGCGGAGGCGGCCGTGAAAGCGATGACACTGCTGGCCCGCCGACGGCGCGGCGACGGTCAGCGGATCGCACCGGATGCCGACACGCTGGCACGCGCGATCGTGGATCAGGTCACGGCGCAGACGGTCGACTGCCTGCTGCAGGCGGCCTTTGCCGACGACGGTCGTGATTGGGGCACAGCTACGCCCGAACATCTGGCGCGGCATCCGTTGACCGTGGCCGGTCTGGACGGGCACGCGGGACTGATCACGACGCGGCTTGGCCTTGGTGTGCCTGTGGTCGGCCTTGGCGCGCCTGCGGCCACCTATTACGGCGCAGTGGGGCAGCGTCTGGCGACCCGCATGATCGTGCCGGAACATGCGGACGTGGCCAATGCCATCGGCGCGGTCGTGGGACAGGTTGTCATGCAGGCCAGAGGCAGCGTGACGGCGCCGGCGCCCGGGCGATGCGTGGCCCATCTGGCCGACGGTCCGCAGACATTTGCAACGCCAGAGGACGCCATTTCGGCACTGGAAGCGGCCCTGATCGCCAGTGCCACCGCGCAGGCCCATGCTGCGGGCGTGACCGATCCGCAGGTTGCCGTGACGCGGGACGTGAACAGCGCCCGCATCGAAGGGCAAGAGACGTTTTTCGGGGCCGATCTGCGCGCGACGGCGCGCGGGCGTCCGCGGATCGCCCATGGCTGA
- a CDS encoding CDP-alcohol phosphatidyltransferase family protein, translating to MLDRLARRLIDPPLNRLGRGLAARGWSANGVTLLGLGLGALAAVTIALGAPLLALIPLLASRLADGLDGAVARATQKTDFGGYLDIACDFAFYGAIPLAFVFYDAANGLPAAFVLASFYFNGTSFLGYAIVAEKRGLSTQAQGVKSLYYSNGLLEGTETIVYFVLLCLFPAAFAPLSWVFGGLCYLTATLRLYGASKLFT from the coding sequence ATGCTCGACCGCCTCGCCCGCCGTCTGATCGACCCGCCCCTGAACCGGCTGGGCCGTGGCTTGGCCGCCCGTGGGTGGAGCGCCAACGGCGTCACGCTGCTGGGCCTCGGGCTCGGGGCGCTTGCGGCGGTCACCATCGCACTTGGAGCGCCGCTGCTGGCGTTGATCCCGCTTCTGGCCAGTCGGCTGGCCGACGGGCTGGATGGTGCTGTCGCACGGGCAACGCAGAAGACCGATTTTGGCGGATATCTTGATATCGCGTGTGATTTTGCTTTCTACGGGGCAATACCATTGGCTTTTGTGTTCTATGATGCTGCTAACGGTTTACCTGCGGCCTTTGTACTGGCGTCGTTCTATTTCAACGGCACCAGTTTTCTTGGCTACGCCATCGTCGCGGAAAAGCGCGGACTGTCGACGCAGGCCCAGGGCGTGAAGTCCCTGTATTACTCCAATGGCCTGCTGGAAGGGACCGAGACCATCGTCTATTTCGTCCTGCTGTGCCTGTTCCCCGCAGCCTTTGCCCCCCTGTCTTGGGTCTTCGGCGGGCTATGTTACCTTACTGCGACCCTGCGCCTGTATGGCGCATCCAAGTTGTTCACGTGA